From the genome of Helicobacter pylori, one region includes:
- the ispG gene encoding flavodoxin-dependent (E)-4-hydroxy-3-methylbut-2-enyl-diphosphate synthase, whose product MLENRVKTKQIFIGSVAIGGDAPISTQSMTFSKTADIESTKNQIDRLKLAGADLVRVAVSNEKDALALKELKKVSPLPLIADIHFHYKFALIAAQSVDAIRINPGNIGSKDKIKAVVDACKEKNIPIRIGVNAGSLEKQFDQKYGPTPKGMVESALYNAKLLEDLDFTDFKISLKASDVVRTMQAYRMLRPLVVYPFHLGVTEAGNLFSSSIKSAMALGGLLMEGIGDTMRISITGELENEIKVARAILRHSGRLKEGINLISCPTCGRIEANLVDMASKVEKRLSHIKTPLDISVMGCVVNALGEAKHADMAIAFGNRSGLIIKEGKVIHKLAEKDLFETFVIEVENLAKEREKSLKD is encoded by the coding sequence ATGCTAGAAAACAGAGTTAAGACCAAGCAAATTTTTATCGGTAGCGTGGCCATAGGGGGTGATGCTCCTATAAGCACGCAAAGCATGACTTTTAGTAAAACCGCTGATATTGAAAGCACTAAAAATCAAATTGACAGACTCAAACTCGCTGGGGCTGATTTAGTGAGGGTGGCGGTGAGTAATGAAAAGGACGCCCTAGCCTTAAAAGAATTGAAAAAAGTGTCTCCTTTGCCTTTAATCGCTGATATTCATTTCCATTATAAATTCGCTCTCATTGCCGCTCAAAGCGTGGATGCGATTAGGATTAACCCCGGGAACATCGGCTCTAAAGACAAAATCAAAGCGGTGGTTGATGCTTGTAAAGAAAAAAATATTCCTATAAGGATTGGCGTGAATGCCGGAAGTTTAGAAAAGCAGTTTGATCAAAAATACGGACCCACCCCAAAAGGCATGGTAGAAAGCGCTTTGTATAACGCCAAACTTTTAGAAGATTTGGATTTTACTGATTTTAAGATTTCTTTAAAAGCGAGCGATGTGGTGCGCACCATGCAAGCTTATAGAATGTTGCGCCCTCTTGTGGTTTATCCTTTCCATTTAGGAGTTACTGAAGCGGGCAATCTTTTTAGTTCTAGTATCAAATCCGCTATGGCTTTAGGGGGGCTTTTAATGGAGGGCATTGGGGATACGATGCGCATATCCATCACAGGGGAATTAGAAAATGAAATCAAAGTGGCTAGAGCGATTTTACGCCATAGCGGGCGTTTGAAAGAAGGGATTAATTTGATTTCTTGCCCCACTTGCGGGCGCATTGAAGCTAATTTAGTGGATATGGCGAGCAAGGTAGAAAAACGCCTAAGCCACATTAAAACCCCTTTAGACATTAGCGTGATGGGTTGCGTGGTGAATGCTTTAGGTGAAGCCAAGCATGCAGACATGGCGATCGCTTTTGGGAATCGCAGCGGTTTGATCATTAAAGAGGGTAAAGTCATTCACAAACTGGCTGAAAAGGATTTGTTTGAAACTTTTGTGATAGAAGTGGAAAATTTAGCTAAAGAAAGAGAAAAAAGTTTAAAGGATTAG
- a CDS encoding 2,3,4,5-tetrahydropyridine-2,6-carboxylate N-succinyltransferase, with amino-acid sequence MINKFKNFVSNYQQSNHYKEPLGFGIARLDIAPISKKILCATYPVLNWKDENLGSYAVFCNAFSKEKILKESASECVIEIDESFVLKALDFYTPFLNEAYSNKMAHKNIQVVLALLKALEENRLKNSGGESLYRLVILYEDKPCESVESAYMKLLALSLGKAPLRSLNLEGIFSQLSNAAWSGNKPYELEWLRMNEVALKMQGNFPNIDFIDKFPRYLMQLIPEFDNIRLLDSSKTRFGAYLGTGGYTQMPGASYVNFNAGAMGVCMNEGRISSSVVVGAGTDIGGGASVLGVLSGGNNNPISIGKNCLLGANSVTGISLGDGCIVDAGVAVLAGSVIEIEENEFKKLLEVNSGLEKHANNLYKGKELSGKNGVHFRSNSQNGKLIAFRSVKKIELNQNLH; translated from the coding sequence ATGATAAATAAGTTTAAAAATTTTGTGAGCAACTACCAGCAATCTAACCACTATAAAGAGCCTTTAGGCTTTGGCATTGCCAGATTGGACATTGCCCCAATTTCTAAAAAGATTTTATGCGCCACTTACCCTGTTTTGAATTGGAAAGATGAAAATCTAGGCTCTTATGCGGTGTTTTGCAACGCGTTTTCAAAAGAAAAAATCCTAAAAGAGAGCGCGAGCGAGTGCGTCATTGAGATTGATGAAAGTTTTGTGTTAAAAGCACTGGATTTTTATACGCCCTTTTTGAATGAAGCCTATTCTAATAAAATGGCTCATAAAAACATCCAAGTGGTTTTAGCACTTTTAAAGGCTTTAGAAGAAAATCGTTTGAAAAATAGCGGTGGGGAGTCTCTTTATCGCTTGGTGATTTTGTATGAAGATAAGCCTTGCGAGAGCGTGGAGAGTGCGTATATGAAACTTTTAGCGCTCTCTTTAGGTAAAGCCCCTTTGAGGAGTTTGAATTTAGAGGGTATTTTTAGCCAGCTTTCTAATGCGGCTTGGAGCGGTAACAAGCCTTATGAATTAGAATGGCTTAGAATGAACGAAGTGGCTTTAAAAATGCAAGGCAATTTCCCTAATATTGATTTTATAGATAAATTCCCGCGCTATTTGATGCAATTAATCCCTGAGTTTGATAATATCCGCTTATTGGACAGCTCAAAAACGCGCTTTGGGGCATATTTAGGGACCGGTGGTTACACTCAAATGCCTGGGGCTAGTTATGTGAATTTTAACGCAGGGGCTATGGGAGTGTGCATGAATGAGGGGCGTATTTCTTCATCGGTGGTGGTTGGAGCAGGCACTGATATTGGTGGAGGAGCGAGCGTTTTAGGCGTTTTAAGCGGAGGGAATAACAACCCTATTAGCATCGGGAAAAATTGTTTGCTAGGGGCTAATAGCGTTACAGGAATTAGTTTAGGCGATGGCTGTATTGTGGATGCAGGCGTTGCCGTATTAGCCGGGAGCGTGATAGAAATTGAAGAAAATGAGTTTAAAAAGCTTTTAGAAGTGAATAGCGGTTTAGAAAAACATGCCAATAATCTTTACAAAGGCAAAGAGCTTTCTGGGAAAAATGGCGTGCATTTTCGTTCCAACAGCCAAAATGGTAAGCTGATTGCTTTTAGGAGTGTGAAAAAAATTGAGTTGAATCAAAACCTGCATTAA
- a CDS encoding succinyldiaminopimelate transaminase, producing MTFKPYPFERLRALFKEITPKKRGLDLGIGEPRFETPKFIQDALKSHTHSLNIYPKSAFEESLRAAQRGFFKRRFKIELKENELVSTLGSREVLFNFPSFVLFDYQNPTIAYPNPFYQIYEGSAQFARAKSLLMPLVKENDFTPSLNEKELQEVDLVILNSPNNPTGRTLSLEELIAWVKLALKHDFILINDECYSGIYENTPPPSLLEACMLVDNKAFKNVLVIHSLSKRSSAPGLRSGFIAGDSSILEKYKAFRAYLGYTSANAIQKASEAAWLDDTHAEFFRNIYADNLKLARKIFKNTLIYPYSFYVYLPVKKGENFAKTLYQNEGITTLPALYLGRNHIGADCVRLALVYDTPLLEKPLEIIETYRENHA from the coding sequence ATGACCTTTAAGCCTTATCCTTTTGAACGATTAAGAGCCTTGTTTAAAGAGATCACCCCTAAAAAAAGGGGGCTAGATTTAGGCATCGGCGAGCCGCGATTTGAAACGCCCAAATTCATTCAAGACGCTCTTAAAAGCCACACCCATTCGCTCAATATCTACCCTAAAAGCGCGTTTGAAGAGAGTTTGAGAGCAGCTCAAAGAGGTTTTTTTAAACGCCGTTTTAAAATAGAACTGAAAGAAAACGAGTTAGTCTCCACGCTAGGATCTAGGGAAGTGTTATTCAATTTCCCTAGTTTTGTTTTATTTGACTATCAAAACCCCACTATCGCCTACCCCAACCCCTTTTATCAAATCTATGAAGGATCAGCCCAATTCGCTAGAGCTAAAAGCCTTTTAATGCCTTTAGTTAAAGAAAATGATTTCACTCCAAGCTTGAATGAAAAAGAGTTGCAAGAAGTGGATTTAGTGATCTTAAATTCCCCTAACAACCCCACCGGAAGAACCCTTTCTTTAGAAGAATTGATCGCTTGGGTCAAACTCGCTTTAAAACATGATTTTATTTTAATCAATGATGAATGCTATAGTGGAATTTATGAAAATACGCCTCCCCCTTCGCTTTTAGAAGCTTGCATGCTTGTTGATAATAAAGCGTTTAAAAATGTTTTGGTTATCCATTCGCTCTCCAAACGCTCTAGCGCTCCAGGGCTAAGGAGTGGTTTTATCGCTGGGGATAGCAGCATTTTAGAAAAATACAAAGCGTTTCGCGCTTATTTAGGCTATACGAGCGCTAATGCGATCCAAAAGGCTAGTGAAGCGGCTTGGCTAGATGATACGCATGCAGAATTTTTCCGCAATATTTATGCGGATAATTTGAAACTAGCGCGAAAAATCTTTAAAAACACGCTCATTTATCCTTATAGTTTTTATGTGTATCTGCCTGTTAAAAAGGGCGAAAATTTTGCAAAAACGCTTTATCAAAACGAAGGCATTACTACTTTACCGGCTTTGTATTTAGGGCGTAATCACATCGGCGCTGATTGCGTGCGTTTAGCCCTTGTCTATGACACTCCCCTTTTAGAAAAGCCTTTAGAAATCATAGAAACTTATCGAGAAAATCATGCTTGA